In Vigna unguiculata cultivar IT97K-499-35 chromosome 3, ASM411807v1, whole genome shotgun sequence, a single genomic region encodes these proteins:
- the LOC114176437 gene encoding nuclear transcription factor Y subunit B-1-like, with product MTGKRNQTTTSLTTATTTSPVGSPTSGNISDSSSKEQDRFLPIANVSRIMKRALPANAKISKEAKETVQECVSEFISFITGEASDKCQREKRKTINGDDLLWAMTTLGFENYVGPLKLYLNNYRETEGEKSSMAKQDQEHSPTHQTNDGSAATKPDFNSFGAAFYSVGPQVTPPKSFTDIGGINGYRDTSINSVIAQSAVSGDQDSTGNRMMPPNLRYRVEW from the coding sequence ATGACAGGGAAGAGAAACCAGACAACAACATCATtaacaacagcaacaacaacaagtCCTGTGGGAAGTCCAACTTCTGGTAACATCTCAGACAGCTCCTCAAAAGAACAAGACAGGTTCCTCCCCATAGCCAACGTTAGCCGCATCATGAAAAGGGCACTCCCGGCCAATGCAAAAATCTCCAAGGAAGCCAAAGAAACAGTTCAAGAGTGTGTGTCTGAGTTCATCAGCTTCATCACCGGTGAGGCCTCCGACAAGTGCCAGAGGGAAAAGAGGAAGACCATCAACGGTGATGATCTTCTCTGGGCCATGACAACCTTAGGGTTTGAGAACTATGTTGGACCCTTGAAGCTCTACCTCAACAACTACAGGGAAACTGAGGGAGAAAAGAGTTCCATGGCCAAACAAGATCAAGAACACTCTCCGACTCATCAAACCAATGATGGTTCTGCTGCAACCAAACCAGACTTCAACTCTTTCGGTGCTGCCTTCTATTCCGTGGGGCCTCAAGTAACTCCTCCGAAGAGCTTCACAGATATTGGAGGAATCAATGGTTATAGAGACACCTCCATCAACAGTGTCATTGCTCAAAGTGCGGTCAGTGGTGATCAAGATTCCACTGGTAACAGAATGATGCCACCCAACCTACGTTATAGGGTTGAATGGTAG